The Gordonia iterans DNA window CTGCTGGACTGGCGAGGCGTCGCCCGGGTGATGAGCGAGCGGCCGGCGCAGATCGTCGGGCTCGACGATCAGGGCCGCCCGATCGAGGTCGGGGAGCCCGGCACCCTCACGATCGTCGACCCGGACGCGGAATGGACCGTCGTCCCCGACGAGCTGGCCAGCAAGTCGCGGAACACGCCGTACGCCGCGATGACCCTTCCGGGCCGGGTGCTCGGCACGGTGCTGCGCGGCACGGTGACGCACCGATGAGCTCGTGGCTGTTCGACGTGCTGCTGGTCGCCGCCGTCGTGCTGCTGTGGCTCGCACTGGTCGCGCTGGCGCTGCGGGGGTGGCGCAAGCGGGGCCGGGCGCAGGCGGCGATCCTGGGTGATCCACCGGCGGTGCCCGACGACCCCGGTGAACGACTCCTCGGTCCGTCGACCGGGGTGTACCTGGGCAGCACGGTCGCCCCCGGCTGGGTCACCCGCGTCGCGCTGCGCGACTTCGGCGACCGCTCCGCGGTGGAGTTCTCCCGGTACCCCGGCGGGATCCTCCTGGCGCGGCGGGGCGCCTCGGACATCTGGATCCCGGACGACGCGATCACCGCCGTCCGGACCGAGAACCGGCACGCCGGAAAGGTGATGACGCGCGACGGCGTGCTCACCATCCGCTGGCGGCTGCCCTCCGGCGCCGAGATCGATTCCGGGATCCGCGGTGACGAGAAGGACGAATACCAGTACTGGACGCAGGCGTACCGCGAGGTCACCGAGGCGACGTTCGCCGAACTCGAAAGCGGTGATCGCACGGACGGCCCCGGCGATCGAGCAGACATTCCCGGCGATCGAGCAGACATTCCCGGCGATCGAGCGGAGTCGAGATCCGACCGACGGCCGGACACGAAGAGGAAGAAGTCATGAGCAAAGCTGTACTGGTCCTGGAGAACGGCGACGTCCACACAGGACTCAGCTTCGGCGCGGAAGGCGTCACGCTGGGGGAGGCGGTCTTCTGCACCGCGATGACCGGCTATCAGGAGATGCTGACCGATCCGAGCTATCACCGGCAGATCCTGGTCTCCACCGCCCCGCAGATCGGCAACACCGGCTGGAACACCGAGGACGGCGAGAGCCTGCTCGGCAAGCGCTCGCAGGTGCGCTGGTCCGCCGACTTCATCGACCATCAGGATCCGGGCAAGATCTGGGTGGCCGGTTACGCTGTGCGCAATCCCGCGCGCCGGGTCTCCAACTGGCGCGCCACCTCCGGCCTGGAGGACGAGCTGAGCGCGCAGGGGGTCGTCGGCATCGCCGGGATCGACACCCGCGCCGTAGTCCGCACGCTCCGCGAGACCGGTTCCATGCGGGCCGGGATCTTCTCCGGCGAGGCCGTCTCGACCGACGACGACATGCTGGCCCGGGTACGCGCGCAGGCCCCGATGGCCGGCGCCGATCTCGCCGCCGAGGTGAGCACGCTCGAGCCCTACGTCGTGGAGGCCGCGGGGGAACCGCGTTTCCGAGTCGCCGCGCTCGACATGGGGATCAAGGCCAACACTCCCCGGATGCTGGCCGCCCGCGGGGTGGAGGTGCACATCCTGCCCGCCGGAGCGACCTTCGACGACATCATGGCGATCGAGCCGGACGGCTTCTTCCTGTCCAACGGTCCGGGCGATCCGGCCACGGCGGACCGGGCCGTCGAGCTGACCAGGCAGGTGCTCGCGGCCAAGCTCCCGCTCTTCGGAATCTGCTTCGGCAACCAGATCCTCGGCCGGGCACTCGGCCTGGGCACCTACAAGCTCAAGTTCGGGCACCGCGGCATCAACGTGCCGGTGGTCGACGTCGCCACCGGCGAGGTCGCCATCACCTCGCAGAACCACGGTTTCGCCCTGGAGGGCAAGGCCGGGGACGAGTTCGACACCGACTTCGGTCGCGGGCGCGTCAGCCACGTGTGCGCCAACGACGGCGTCGTCGAAGGCGTCGAGCTGATCGACGGCTCGGCCTTCTCGGTCCAGTACCACCCCGAGGCCGCGTCCGGCCCGCACGACGCCGCCAACCTCTTCGACAAGTTCGTCGCCGCAATGGACACGCGCGCCGCGAGCCAGACCCCGGAAGGGACCGATTCCTGATGCCACGCCGTTCCGATCTGAAGCACGTCCTGGTGATCGGCTCCGGCCCGATCGTCATCGGTCAGGCCTGCGAGTTCGACTACTCGGGCACCCAGGCCTGCCGGGTCCTCAAGGCCGAGGGCCTGCGTGTGTCGCTGGTCAATTCGAATCCGGCGACCATCATGACCGACCCGGAGTTCGCCGACGCCACGTATGTCGAGCCGATCACCCCCGAGTTCATCGAGAAGGTCTTCGAGACCGAGGCAGCTGGGGGCCACCCGGTCGACGCCGTGCTGCCCACCCTCGGCGGTCAGACTGCGCTCAACGCGGCGGTCGCCCTGCACGAGCGTGGGATCCTGGCCAAGCACGGCATCGAGTTGATCGGCGCCGACATCGACGCCATCCAGCGCGGCGAGGACCGCCAGATGTTCAAGGACATCGTCGCCGAGATCGGCGGCGAGAGCGCCCGGTCGCGTGTCTGCCACACCATGGACGAGGTCCGCGAAACGGTTGCCGAGCTCGGGTTCCCGGTCGTGGTACGGCCGTCGTTCACCATGGGCGGGCTGGGCTCGGGCATGGCCTACGACGACGCCGATCTGGATCGGATCGCCGGCGGGGGCCTCGCGGCCTCGCCCACGGCGAACGTCCTGATCGAGGAGTCGATCCTCGGCTGGAAGGAGTACGAGCTCGAGCTCATGCGGGACAACCGCGACAACGTGATCGTGATCTGTTCCATTGAGAACGTCGACCCGGTGGGCGTGCACACCGGCGATTCGATCACCGTGGCGCCGGCGATGACCCTCACCGACGTCGAGTACCAGAAGATGCGCGACCAGTCGATCGCGATCATCCGCGAGGTCGGCGTCGACACCGGCGGCTGCAACATCCAGTTCGCGCAGAATCCGCGCGACGGGCGCCTCGTGGTGATCGAGATGAACCCGCGCGTGTCGCGCTCGTCGGCGCTGGCGTCCAAGGCGACCGGCTATCCGATCGCCAAGATGGCCGCCAAGCTCGCCATCGGCTATTCGCTCGACGAGATCACCAACGACATCACCAAGGCGACACCGGCGTGCTTCGAGCCGTCCATCGACTACGTCGTGGTGAAGGCGCCGCGGTTCGCGTTCGAGAAGTTCCCGGGCGCCGACGACACCCTCACCACGACCATGAAGTCGGTGGGCGAGGCGATGAGCCTGGGCCGCAGCTTCGCCGAAGCCCTCGGCAAGGTGATGCGGTCGTTGGAGACCAAGGCCGCCGGGTTCTGGACCGAGGCGAACCGGCCCGATCCGGCGACGCTGGACCTCGAGGCGCTGCTCGCCGAGATCTCCGTCGCCAAGGACGGCCGCATGTACAAGATCATGCAGGCCATGGAGGCCGGTGCGAGCATCGAGCAGATCTACGAGGCCACCGCGATCGACCCGTGGTTCCTCGCCGAGATCGCGTGGATGGGGGAGGTCGGCGCGCAGGTGCGCGACGCCGAGCGGCTCGACGCGGACCTGCTGCGGCTGGCCAAGCACAGTGGACTGTCGGACCGGCAGATCGCGGCACTGCGCGCGGCCTCGGGTGACGCCGCGCTCGCCGACGAGGCCGCGGTGCGCACGTTCCGGCATTCCTGCGAGGTCCGTCCGGTCTACAAGACCGTCGACACGTGTGCCGCGGAGTTCGAGGCCAAGACCCCGTACCACTACTCGACCTACGAACTGGATCCCGCGGCGACCTCGGAGATCGCGCCGCAGCCGGACCGCCCGAAGGTGATCATCCTGGGCTCCGGCCCCAACCGGATCGGCCAGGGCATCGAGTTCGACTACTCCTGCGTGCACGCCGCCCTGACGCTGAGCCAAGCCGGATACGAGACGGTGATGGTCAACTGCAACCCGGAAACCGTCTCCACCGATTACGACACCGCCGATCGCCTGTACTTCGAGCCGCTGACCCTCGAGGACGTCCTCGAAGTGATCCACGCCGAGTCGCTGTCGGGCACCGTGGCCGGAGTGATCGTGCAGCTGGGCGGACAGACCCCGCTCGGACTGGCCGCCCAGTTGCAGGCGGAGGGGGTGCCGATCGTCGGGACCAGCCCGAGCGCCATCGACCTGGCCGAGGACCGCGGCGAGTTCGGCAAGGTGCTCGTCGCCGCCGGCCTGCCCGCCCCGAAGTTCGGTACCGCGACCACCTTCGAGGGTGCCCGCGACATCGCCGCCGACATCGGGTACCCGGTACTGGTCCGGCCGTCGTACGTGCTCGGCGGGCGAGGCATGGAGATCGTGTACGACGAGGAGTCCCTCGCCGACTACATCTCGCGCGCCACCGAGATCTCGGACGACCGTCCGGTGCTGGTCGACCGCTTCCTGGAGGACGCGGTGGAGATCGACGTCGACGCGCTCTACGACGGCGCCGAGTTGTACGTCGGCGGGGTGATGGAGCACATCGAGGAGGCCGGGATCCACTCCGGCGACTCGGCGTGCGCCCTGCCCCCGATCACGCTGGGCGCCGAGGAGATCGAGGCGGTACGACGATCCACCGAGGCCCTCGCCGAAGGGATCGGCGTGCGCGGCCTGCTCAACGTCCAGTACGCGCTCAAGGACGGCGTCCTCTACGTGCTGGAGGCCAACCCGCGCGCGAGCCGCACCGCGCCGTTCGTGTCCAAGGCGACCGCGGTGCCGCTGGCCAAGGCGTGCGCGCGCGTGATGATGGGCATGACCATCGCCGAACTGCGCGACCAGGGCGTGCTCCCGGCCAGCGGCGACGGCACCGTGATCCCGGTGAACTCGCCGGTGGCGGTCAAGGAGGCGGTGCTTCCGTTCAACCGGTTCCGGACTCCCGACGGTGCCGCGATCGACACGCTGCTGAGCCCGGAGATGAAGTCCACCGGCGAGGTGATGGGCTTCGACCGCGACTTCGGCCGGGCATTCGCCAAGGCGCAGACCGCGACGTCCGGTGCGCTGCCGACACAGGGCGCGGTGTTCGTCTCGGTGGCCAACCGCGACAAGGCCTCGATCGCCTTCCCGGCCAAGCGTCTGGCGGATCTCGGCTTCACCGTGCTGGCCACCAAGGGCACCGCAGACGTGCTGCGGCGCAACGGCATCGAGGTGACCGAGGTGCGCAAGCACTACGAGGCGGCGGAAGGAGAGGAGTCGGTGGTCGAGATGATCCGGGACGGACGGGTCGCCATGATCGTCAACACCCCGGCGGGAAGCTCCGGCCCGCGCGCCGACGGCTACGAGATCCGTGCGGCCGCGATCACCGCGGGCATCCCGTGCATCACGACGGTGCCCGGCGCCGGCGCCGCGGTGCAGGGCATCGAGGCCGCCCTCGGCGAGACCATGGGGGTGGAGTCGCTGCAGCGGCGCCACGCTCAACTCCTGGGCAACAAATGAGGTCGCATCCCGAGCCGGTGGGGTTCGCTGCGCGCTATCGCGCAGCGGTCGCCGAGCGGGGCCGCCTGTGCGCCGGCATCGACCCGCACGCCGCGCTGCTGGAACAGTGGGGCCTGCCGGTGTCGGTGGACGGCCTGCGCGCCTTCGGACTGGCCTGTGTGGAGGGTCTGGGTCCGGTCGCCGCTGTGATCAAGCCGCAGGTGGCGTTCTTCGAGGCGTTCGGGTCGGGCGGCTTCGAGGTCCTGGAGGAGGTCGTCGCCGGCTGCCGGGCGGCCGGCGCCCTGGTGCTGGCCGACGCCAAGCGCGGCGACATCGGCTCCACCATGGCGGCGTACACGACGGCCTGGCTCGACGATGCCTCCCCGCTGTGCTCGGACGCGGTCACCGTCTCGCCGTACCTGGGGTTCGGCGCGCTCGAACCGGCCGTGGCGCAGGCCCGCGCCGCCGATCGGGGAGTGTTCGTGCTGGCCCGCACGTCCAATCCGGAGGGGGCGGTGCTCCAGACCGCGCTGATTCAGCCGGGCCGAGCTGGAACCACCGTCGCTCAGTCCATCGTCGACGCGGCCGCCGCGGTGAACGCCGACGGTGCCGGGACGGTCGGCGTCGTGGTCGGCGCCACCCGCGAGCACGGCCTGGATCTGTCGGCGCTGGCCGGACCCATCCTGTCCCCGGGCCTGGGTGCGCAGGGCGCCACACCTGCGGACCTGGCGGCGATCTTCGGCGGCACCACGGACCTGTCGTGGCTGCTGCCGGCGGCCTCCCGCAGCATTCTCCGGGCCGGGCCCGACGCGACCGCGCTCGCGGCCGCTACCGCGCAGACGCGCGACGATATCGAGTCGGCGCTGCGCTGACCGACCGGGGCGGTTTCGGTGAACGCGCTCAGAGTCGCTCGGCGTCGAGCTTGGCCCGGAACGCGGCGATCGCCGGCCAGGTGTGCTCGGCTGCGGCCGGTCCGGTGAGCAGGCCCAGGTGGCTCGTCGGCACGGTGTGGAACTCGACGTGCGACGACGAGGTGAACAGCTTCTCGCCGTGCTTCACCGCGGCGTACGGGGCGATCGCGTCACGCGGGCTGCCGACCATGAAGACCGGCGCGGTGATCGTGGTCAGGTCCACCGTGTGATCGTCGAACTCGAGCCGCCCGCGGGACACTTCGTCGCGCACCACGAAGTTCACCAGCATCTGCTCGGAGACCTTGCCCGGGTAGCCGGGCAGCGAACGCTGGAAGCGGTCGATCACCTGCATGCGCTCGAGAGCTTCGGTGTCGTCGAGGTTCGACAGGATGAACCACGGCTTCTTGAGCTCGCGCTCCCAAGCGAAGCCGCGGTAGACGGTGCGCACGATCGGTGCCGGGATGCCGGCGAGGGCGCGCAGTACATAGGTTGCCGGACGACCACCCGTAGGCCCGAAGATCTTGCGCACCAACGGATACGGCGGAATCTTCAGGTAGTTCAGGGGAGTGCCGACGCTGATGATCGAACGGATCGGCAGGTTCCGGTCGTGCGCCGCGGCCATGAAGCTGATCGTGCCTCCGAGGCTCCAGGCCATCAGGTCCACGGCGTCCCCGCTGCCGCGGAAGTCGTCGATCACCTCGCCGATCGCCCGCGGCACGAAGGTGTCGAAGTAGTCCTCGAACCCGAGGCCCCGCTCGGCGCGGCCGACGTCGCCGAAGTCGATCACGTACGGCACCGTGCCGGTCGACAGCAAGAACTCGACCACCGAGTTGCCCGGCTCCGCCCCGGGCGCGAGGTCGTAGCAGCTCGCCGGGACGGCCAGCGGCGGCACCAGGAGCACCGGCACCGCCCCGCTCTCGCGGGCGGCGGTGAGCTGCTCGGCGCTGCCGTAACGCAGCAGCTTGGCGTGCGGGCGGTCCGAGAGGACGACGGATTCGGAACGGGTGTGCGGGGCCAGCTCGTCGCGCAGCACGCGCGCGAGGGTGGCCAGGTCAGACTGCGACATGCTGCGTGAGGTTACCGATGCGTCCGACTTCCGACTCGCCCAGGGGCGGTGTTCGTCGACGGGGACTCAGCGGGGTACCGTCTGTCCTGGTCATGACGAGATATGGATAGGATCGTTGTGAAGCCCCACCGGTTCCCCCGGAGCCGTGGAGCACAGCCACCCGATGCTGAGATAGCGTCGGTGGTCCAAACCGAACCGCTACCGAGGAAAGACGGAGGAACCGTGGCTCTTCCCCAGTTGACAGATGAGCAGCGCGCCGCAGCCCTGCAGAAGGCCGCTGAGGCACGTCGTGTCCGCGCTGAGCTCAAGGAGCGCCTGAAGCGCGGCGGCACCGACCTGAAGCAGGTCCTGGCCGACGCCGAGGACAACGAGATCCTCGGCAAGATGAAGGTCTCGGCTCTGCTCGAGGCCCTGCCGAAGGTCGGCAAGGTCAAGGCGCAGGAGATCATGACCGAGCTGGAGATCGCCCCGACCCGCCGCCTGCGCGGTCTCGGCGAGCGTCAGCGCAAGGCTCTGCTCGAGAAGTTCAGCTCCTGAGCGTGCCCGCAGAGCATTCCCCGCCGAGGGGCCGACTGGTTGTACTGGTCGGCCCCTCGGCCGTCGGGAAGTCGACGGTCGTGCAGCGCATGCGCGAGCTGCTGCCCGATCTTCGCTTCTCGGTGTCGGCGACGACGCGCGCACCGCGGCCGGGCGAGGTCGACGGGCGCGACTATCGCTTCGTGACCCGTGCCGACTTCGACACGATGATCGAGAACGACGAGTTGCTGGAATGGGCCGACATCCACGGCGGACTGCAACGCTCGGGCACCCCGGCCGCGCCGGTCCGCGAAGCGCTGGCCGCCGGCACGCCCATGCTCGTCGAGGTGGATCTGGCCGGGGCGCGGCAGGTGCGCGCACACCTGCCGGAGGCGATCACGGTGTTCCTGGCGCCGCCGAGCTGGGACGAGCTGGTCCGTCGGCTGACCGGCCGCGGCACTGAGAGCCCCGACGTGATCGAGCGGCGGCTGACCACCGCGAAGGTCGAGATGGACGCCGTGGACGAGTTTCAACACGTCGTCGTGAACGACGATGTCGACGCTTCGGCCCGCCAGTTGGTAAACTTGCTGATCGGCCGCTGACATCCCTTCGGGGAACGCACTGCGGCGGCCCGATTCCCTCGCCCCGGGTGGGGCGGGAAGACTAACGAACTTTGGAGACACACGCGTGAGCACCGAAACCGAGATCGACGTCGATCTCGTCGAAGAGACCGTCTA harbors:
- a CDS encoding PH-like domain-containing protein — protein: MSSWLFDVLLVAAVVLLWLALVALALRGWRKRGRAQAAILGDPPAVPDDPGERLLGPSTGVYLGSTVAPGWVTRVALRDFGDRSAVEFSRYPGGILLARRGASDIWIPDDAITAVRTENRHAGKVMTRDGVLTIRWRLPSGAEIDSGIRGDEKDEYQYWTQAYREVTEATFAELESGDRTDGPGDRADIPGDRADIPGDRAESRSDRRPDTKRKKS
- a CDS encoding alpha/beta fold hydrolase — encoded protein: MSQSDLATLARVLRDELAPHTRSESVVLSDRPHAKLLRYGSAEQLTAARESGAVPVLLVPPLAVPASCYDLAPGAEPGNSVVEFLLSTGTVPYVIDFGDVGRAERGLGFEDYFDTFVPRAIGEVIDDFRGSGDAVDLMAWSLGGTISFMAAAHDRNLPIRSIISVGTPLNYLKIPPYPLVRKIFGPTGGRPATYVLRALAGIPAPIVRTVYRGFAWERELKKPWFILSNLDDTEALERMQVIDRFQRSLPGYPGKVSEQMLVNFVVRDEVSRGRLEFDDHTVDLTTITAPVFMVGSPRDAIAPYAAVKHGEKLFTSSSHVEFHTVPTSHLGLLTGPAAAEHTWPAIAAFRAKLDAERL
- the pyrF gene encoding orotidine-5'-phosphate decarboxylase, which encodes MRSHPEPVGFAARYRAAVAERGRLCAGIDPHAALLEQWGLPVSVDGLRAFGLACVEGLGPVAAVIKPQVAFFEAFGSGGFEVLEEVVAGCRAAGALVLADAKRGDIGSTMAAYTTAWLDDASPLCSDAVTVSPYLGFGALEPAVAQARAADRGVFVLARTSNPEGAVLQTALIQPGRAGTTVAQSIVDAAAAVNADGAGTVGVVVGATREHGLDLSALAGPILSPGLGAQGATPADLAAIFGGTTDLSWLLPAASRSILRAGPDATALAAATAQTRDDIESALR
- the carA gene encoding glutamine-hydrolyzing carbamoyl-phosphate synthase small subunit, with product MSKAVLVLENGDVHTGLSFGAEGVTLGEAVFCTAMTGYQEMLTDPSYHRQILVSTAPQIGNTGWNTEDGESLLGKRSQVRWSADFIDHQDPGKIWVAGYAVRNPARRVSNWRATSGLEDELSAQGVVGIAGIDTRAVVRTLRETGSMRAGIFSGEAVSTDDDMLARVRAQAPMAGADLAAEVSTLEPYVVEAAGEPRFRVAALDMGIKANTPRMLAARGVEVHILPAGATFDDIMAIEPDGFFLSNGPGDPATADRAVELTRQVLAAKLPLFGICFGNQILGRALGLGTYKLKFGHRGINVPVVDVATGEVAITSQNHGFALEGKAGDEFDTDFGRGRVSHVCANDGVVEGVELIDGSAFSVQYHPEAASGPHDAANLFDKFVAAMDTRAASQTPEGTDS
- the mihF gene encoding integration host factor, actinobacterial type, translated to MALPQLTDEQRAAALQKAAEARRVRAELKERLKRGGTDLKQVLADAEDNEILGKMKVSALLEALPKVGKVKAQEIMTELEIAPTRRLRGLGERQRKALLEKFSS
- the carB gene encoding carbamoyl-phosphate synthase large subunit, with the protein product MPRRSDLKHVLVIGSGPIVIGQACEFDYSGTQACRVLKAEGLRVSLVNSNPATIMTDPEFADATYVEPITPEFIEKVFETEAAGGHPVDAVLPTLGGQTALNAAVALHERGILAKHGIELIGADIDAIQRGEDRQMFKDIVAEIGGESARSRVCHTMDEVRETVAELGFPVVVRPSFTMGGLGSGMAYDDADLDRIAGGGLAASPTANVLIEESILGWKEYELELMRDNRDNVIVICSIENVDPVGVHTGDSITVAPAMTLTDVEYQKMRDQSIAIIREVGVDTGGCNIQFAQNPRDGRLVVIEMNPRVSRSSALASKATGYPIAKMAAKLAIGYSLDEITNDITKATPACFEPSIDYVVVKAPRFAFEKFPGADDTLTTTMKSVGEAMSLGRSFAEALGKVMRSLETKAAGFWTEANRPDPATLDLEALLAEISVAKDGRMYKIMQAMEAGASIEQIYEATAIDPWFLAEIAWMGEVGAQVRDAERLDADLLRLAKHSGLSDRQIAALRAASGDAALADEAAVRTFRHSCEVRPVYKTVDTCAAEFEAKTPYHYSTYELDPAATSEIAPQPDRPKVIILGSGPNRIGQGIEFDYSCVHAALTLSQAGYETVMVNCNPETVSTDYDTADRLYFEPLTLEDVLEVIHAESLSGTVAGVIVQLGGQTPLGLAAQLQAEGVPIVGTSPSAIDLAEDRGEFGKVLVAAGLPAPKFGTATTFEGARDIAADIGYPVLVRPSYVLGGRGMEIVYDEESLADYISRATEISDDRPVLVDRFLEDAVEIDVDALYDGAELYVGGVMEHIEEAGIHSGDSACALPPITLGAEEIEAVRRSTEALAEGIGVRGLLNVQYALKDGVLYVLEANPRASRTAPFVSKATAVPLAKACARVMMGMTIAELRDQGVLPASGDGTVIPVNSPVAVKEAVLPFNRFRTPDGAAIDTLLSPEMKSTGEVMGFDRDFGRAFAKAQTATSGALPTQGAVFVSVANRDKASIAFPAKRLADLGFTVLATKGTADVLRRNGIEVTEVRKHYEAAEGEESVVEMIRDGRVAMIVNTPAGSSGPRADGYEIRAAAITAGIPCITTVPGAGAAVQGIEAALGETMGVESLQRRHAQLLGNK
- the gmk gene encoding guanylate kinase, with translation MPAEHSPPRGRLVVLVGPSAVGKSTVVQRMRELLPDLRFSVSATTRAPRPGEVDGRDYRFVTRADFDTMIENDELLEWADIHGGLQRSGTPAAPVREALAAGTPMLVEVDLAGARQVRAHLPEAITVFLAPPSWDELVRRLTGRGTESPDVIERRLTTAKVEMDAVDEFQHVVVNDDVDASARQLVNLLIGR